aaaaaagaacacaggagaaaaaaaaagatcagtatatatatatatatatactgatgTACCTCCACGTTGTGTCCATCGCTGCGCGAGCAAAACTATTTAGGATAATAAGAAAGTCAATACAACTAAAGTGATCTAGTCATGTTCTCCTATggtatataataagtataaaatattttatacatatacatatacatatacatatacatatatatatatatatatatatatatatatataggtacgtgtatgtataaatattttatatatatgtcatggTACAATATAAGGTACATGAAagaaacacaataacaatatataatataaaaagagagtatatacatatatatatatatatatatatatatatatatatatatatataacgtaatatattatgaaacgtttatatatatatatatatatatatatatattacttatattatatataatataacaacgTGATCCAACAACCAGGCCGTTCGAATTAACACACCATTGAATTTATTGAACCAGATATTTTTTGATCGTCGAGGTTATTGTCAGATTCTATTGAACGTGCATCTATGCGAGGAAAAAATTCGCATGGATGCACGTATCTCTCTTTATGCCTAAATGTCATAAAAATAATGCTACAGTCTTTAACTGTGATGATATCACGACcatattataaacgatatgattATAATGTTGAAATGAAACTTTCATTGTGGAAGGTAAtagtcgataaaaatatattaatatatcgacGAATAATAGAGTATTAAATAACAGCTCCTTGGAGTAATTTCTTCGGACTGAatgcgtataataataaaaatacttatatatatatataccacttTGCGAAAATCGTTCATCTTTTTCAGAAAACTTTATCTCTTGGTCCAAAGTGGGTGAACAAATCGTGAGCCAAATATCACTGTAAATAGCTTTAAAATCGGAGCCTAGCATAACGAAAATCACAAATACCACGTCgttgttttcattataatataacgttatttaaatataagttgTTATACTaatttatacgtacatatatgcgtACTTCTGTGTAAAATTCGGATTGTACCTtaattatgtatgtacgtactaaaacgacacatatacgtacgtatatgtataacgaaaatgataatgaaaatgagaaaaagaaagagaaacaaaaaaaaataaataaataaatatatatatatatatatctataaagacAAAATAAAGAGATTAATAGTCAAATATTGTAAAtcgtttattatcatcgacTATATGAAGTAATATCTATagtaacaaattattatatatgatgtTCTTCGATATTATGATCGTCGAAATGATTTTCATAATGTTCATCGTAATATGGGTGAGGTTCTGTCTCTATATCGTGATAGGACGATGATAAGATTCCATTAAAAGATGATATTTCTAAAAGTAAAcaattaatacatatacatatatatatatatatatgtatatacattattattattattatattttattttaagaaattttatatgaaagcACTATTACTCACCCGCATTTGATTCATCAACGTGTACCAATTCATTAGAGTGTTCTAAAATTGGCACGATATCGCTGTCATGATGTACTGTCAAATCCAAATCACTCACTCCGTTCACGTAATTCGATGAAAGAGGCAGATCTTCGTAATTATCGACGTGTACGTTTTGATAGCTAGTTGCACCGTGCCCGTGATAAATCGTTCGAAAATTCGGAAAATGTTCGTACTCTAATTGACGTGGTATTCTTGCAGCATCGCACATGGCTATTGCCATGATATATAACTGAATGGAAcagagcaagaaaaaaaaaaagagaaaaaaaaaagcattgaAAAATTAACACGTCAATGTTTTCAGTGATAGATCGAATCTTTTTTACTCGTTTtccgaatgaaagaaaaaaaaaaaaataataagaagaagaaggaaacaagaagattctttttatgaaaaaagaagaagaagaaaaaaaaattttaagacaAACTCACAAAGTATTTCATAGCTTATTTACTTGTTGAACAGTCTCGCCTATTTCTACTGTGGTGTATCTGAAGAAGCAACGTTAGTTTTATACTCGGTTTCCCCGAAAGAAATGTTGAAATATCTGATGCGAATATCCATGCTAAAGTACTAGCGGATGTTTATAATCAGCAATAGACTCCATGGCGTATCTTCTTTAGGACAGGATACATCGGATTCATGGTCTCGAGGTATATACGTGGGTATGGGAAGGTTGAGATTTGGTCTAGAGAGCTAGTAAACAACATGTAAGTACGATGTATGGTTTCTAAACGGAGATTGAACCTCAGTTGCCGAAGGCATTGTGCAATTGGCTACGTAGCGTTACGAATGTATGACGAAACGACGCTGTGGATTCTTTGAAATCTCTTGGAAACCGTACACGTAATTAGTTTTCTATCGTATCATTGATTTCCTAGGAGTATAGATAATAACCACGTCaaactttaaaatattctttatacgGTTTCCACGGTTTTACGcgattttcatttctaaaggattttatttatttcctacaTTCACAGTTAGATCGTTAGAATGAGAAGGGATACTCGAGTTATGTACACGGTTACTCTCGTctatttacgaaaaaaaaaaaaaaaataataaaaaaataaaaaaaaagaaataaataaccCCAGTGATTTCATAAGAGGGATACTTACAAAATTTGGTGAGATCTAAAAGACTAAAGGAAattcgaagaagaataatagacCATTTTAAAGCACGAGCGTGGGATATGATAAAACttactattgtcgtaattacGTAAGACAGATTATTTATTGGTAGAGAGTGTAGACATTACAAAAGTGCATTTTTACTAAATTACGATCAAGAAAGGTGGCTCATTATGGCAGGTAATTGTAGCTCGATTGTTTTGATCTATTTCCATTAGGAAATAGTTCATTGTTTCTTGTGAGCTAAGTTGTTTCTCTTACTTCATGATGGTCAAGAGAATCGATGGTGATTAAATTAGGTTTTTTTCTCGGCTTCATGTGATCCTTATGATTTCAGTCGCACATAGGTTTCGCTACTTTGACAATAGCTGGAGGTGGATGAACTGGAGCAGGTGGAAGATAGACGGGTTGATGTACTATTGGAGGCGGTTGAGCAATTTTCACGTATGATACTGGAGCTGCCTGTATGTGAACAACTTTAGGTTGCGCTGGTGGGATGTAGGAAATAGGTTGTGGGGCTGGTTTTTGATATACATAGCCTGAAACAGCTGGTTTTTGATAAACATAGCCTGAAACAGCTGGTTTTTGATAGACAATTCCTGGTTTTTGATAAATCACCTGCGTTTGTACAGCAGGAACttcgtattttttaaaataaattttcggcGCCTCATACATTGGCTTTTGATAAGCCGGGGCATAAGAATACATTGGCTTTTGATAAATCACTTTAGCCGGTGTATAAGATGGCACCCATGGTTTGACGACAGGTTGAATCGGATGGACCGAATACGATGGTGCATGAACGGGTTGATAACTTATTACCTGCGGTTTCACGTAAGTCACCGATTGTTTTGGAATAATTGTATAACTCGGTTGATGACttgatatatattgtatatgagGTGGTGATTGATGGACTGTCACTTCCTTTTTCGGATAACTGGGCTGTTCATAAGCTTTTACAAGAACAGCTGGTTGATGATATGCGGGAAGGTGGTACTGCGGTGGACAAGGGTCTTGAACGTAGCCCCTTTTCAATTTGGACAATGAAGAATCCATTGTACCGGAATCCATCATGTCCATATGAACGCTGTGCGAACGAACGCTCGCCAGCCATAACAGGCATGGTATCTAAAGATTAGAAAGGAATATATACTAatggaaagataaaagaaaaaaagaaaaaaaaacgatgttTTTACTTCGGGTAtcgttttctatataaatatgaaacatATAACGAGCAGTCGGAGCGAGCAGGGTGACAAgatttctctttaaaaaaaaaaaagaaaaaaaaaaaagaaaaaaaaaaaataagagtcCAGGCCAATAAAAATATGCAGAAGCGTGCGAAGTTTCCCTCGTGCCAAAGTAGATTATATCGTTGAGTTAGAGAAAAGCGTCAAGGAGAAAAGCGTTTCGCTGATGCGTATCGCTTACCAGTAACCTCAGCATGATTAACTTTgtcttccttttattatcttgAAATAGTTAGTATAAGATGACCGATAGAATGAATGTCCTGAACGAAACTAAAAGCGCGTCGTTGGTACTTGCCGGTTTTATAAACTTTTCCTCGGCTTAGGCGGCATAAGTAACTCGTTGACCGAAGTCGATTGAGATTCCCTTAAGCGGCGTAAAAAGCAGCCGTTGTGCGTTCAAGCCCTGTAATGATGCAATTGCTCGCGCCCCGGTATTTCCTGAATAAATTCTGCGGCTCTTGTAAgaacctatgtatgtatatatatgtacatacatgcgtacgtacatacatacgtacatagatatctTGGGCACGGCCGAGTAGTTGACGTTTTATACAGGTGACGGGGTTTACGACACATGGACAAAACCATTTGAAATAGGCGTGCACAGATAGAAGTCGAAGATCGCTCGAGGTATAGCCCGAAGGTAACGACCACAACGATAACGCCATGGTTAGAACGACGTATCCGCATTTTCGAATAAAAGCTAAGGATCTTTTTCTGTTggactatttttcttttctttttctctctctctttttctttcattttatccttAAGATAcagaattttataatactcTTTGCCTCAGGCCTATTGAGCTAATAAATTACGCAGTGATCAATGACGTTTGTCTTTACAATAGCCATGAGTTATAGCCACGTTATGAAACGATTATAAAAGctgtgtttaaataaataaataaaaaaaaaaaaaaacacaagaaaaaagaaaataaataaataaaaagaaagaaagaaagaattagaaaaaaatgaagaaacaatCGTCATGTCCAGGTTGAATTAATGATTTATCTCTCGAGAAAGATGCTCGCCGCGGCGgttcttttgttttcgatCTTATAGTAAACGGGGTCAGTCCGTACCTCACAAGTAAATGATTCTTGAATTAAAAAAGGTAATGTTGCAGCGGTAGAATGCAGTTCGCTAAACGTCTTGGTATAACCACAATTAAGCCTAGTACTTTCGAATCCTTTCAGTCTACCCAAGCGATTTGGCTTAAACGGCTATGTCACCCGAGGGAGGAAAGTAATCACCTAACGACCCGTACAAAtggacaatttttatttaacaaaaaaacaacgatacattatatagataacattatttacaaaatgtgTAAACTTAactaaattttaaattataagttACTCGAGTaacgcgtttttttttttctttttaatcttttttctttttttcattattttaatttaattaatatatactctTTTTTTGGCAATAAATTTGTCGAGTTTACGTGTCATTTCACGTCAATGTTTCCAACCGTGTCCTTTACTTTGATGATGGAAAACATGCTTATAAACTGGCACATGGACCGGATATGGTTTTGGTATTGGTACTGGAAAATGTTTCTCGACTGTTACTGCATAAGGCTTCTCGACTACGTACGGTAcctaaaaagaatttcttttaatttatacgtacatatatggaCCTAGGGGACTTTCAATTAGACGAAGAAAAGTAAGGAtcgaaagtaaaatatatatatatatatatatatatatatatatatatatatatatatgtatatctataaaatcaaAGTCGATAAAGTAGAAATTACAGTAAACTGTATTCTCTAATTCGTGGTCTAAACGTTTACCGATCGATCAACGCTTACCTTCTTTTCAACCACATATGGTTCAGGCTTTTCTACAGGAATCTCAACGTGTTTAACTACTTCCACAGGCACCGGATGTGGCACTGGTACCTCTACTTGATACGGTTGTGGTATCGGTACTTTAATCTGCTGCGGTATAGCAACTGGTACTGGATGTGGAATCGGTATAGCGTATTTTTTATAGATCGGTATTTCCACGGCTTTAGAAGTTTCGTGATAGGTAGAACCACCATGGTCTTCCTCGTAACCGGCCCATACAGCAGCCACCATACTGgctaatatctatattttgcaaaaaatatattatcaatgataaatatatatatatatatatatatatatatttattattaaacagttgttaatttattttattacgatgATTCATTCACTTTTAacgaaatctttttatatattacgtatttattaagaaataatataaattattaataattgaaatgatttaaatttattattataaaatttttatttcattactcACAAAAAGTTTCATCTTTGACTTCAAATGACTTGCGCGAATGTAGCACTCCCGCAAATCCGTTCTTTCACCGTACGTTTCACCGTCTCTTTGATACTTTCAAAGTCACGGCCAAGAGTTTATATACCGATGCAACTTTCTCCCTTCTCCTCATTACAACAACGGTTGATGCTCGCTTGGTTGTAGAGGGTTAGTGTAAAGCTGTCCATCACGCTTCTGTGCAAATGTAATCGTGACTCGGAGTGTAGATTTTTAGATGCAACATTCCGTTTTGCATTCATCATACGAAAacctattattatcatttttctatataaatcaAAAGCAAATGAAAGTCGATTCATCGGACTCATAAAGATcgtcgttaaaaaaaagaaaaagaaaaataattaatatatcgtcgaaaagtcaaaaaagaaatgttaatctattaaaaaggaaaaatgaaaaatgaaggaaacaaaaaaaaaaaaagattaaaaaaaggaaaaaataaaaatgaatgctttcgttttatattatgataaatgattttattatgataaaaccAATTGAAAGTTAAGAAGGAGAGAGTCGATCtccatttatctctctctctctctttctctctctctctcttaggtatattttttaataaaaattatcaaaattatcataatagaGGTAACTCTCAtggatagaaaggaaaaggagaacgaACTAACTAAAACAGCGTAACACAATGTCACGGTCTAATTTTCTTGATTAACGATCTGTGAATAATTCCCTTACTATCGGATATAAATTAACCAGAGAATATTTAAATGCCGATGGCTATGGGTGggaggagatggaggaggaggaggaggaggagaagaggaaggaacgGGAGACAATATCATATGCATGTAAATTTAGTATTATCTGAAATTTACAAAGGGTCGTAAAGTTCAACGAAACGTAAAAATACAGAACCCAAACTCATcggttatttaataataaatcttttcgaATATATAATTCAACTAATTTAGATTATGATTAATGAcccaagtatatatatatatatatatatatatatatatatatatatatatttatatattgttttgtaAGTATCATATccatgtaaaaagaaatttatggtTAAAGGACGTCGAGATgagaaaattagaagaaaGTTAAATCGAGTTATTTCACATTCTTCGtgtcgatattaaataaaataaaccaagaaagagagagagagagaggggggaggaagagggagaggggggggagtaagggagaaagggagaagaataGAAGACGAAATACACTTATGTTGAaacatttattgtattttatctgTATATTTCTGAAAGGTAAGATCGTGCGAGGGGTGTGGCCAGGTGTAGAACAGATCTCGAGATTTGAATCGTCGGTGATTCTATCCAGTATCTCGGAGCGGAACAGTGAAAGTGCATCCCAAGTAAAAGTGGTTTCACACGTCTGCGTAAGGAACGCGCTAACGTCTCGTCGAGTTAAGCCAGGCCGTCAAGCTTGTTATGGGGAATCGAGATCATGCAGTTGCTGGTTTGTTTTCAAAGTTAAATCGTAACTATGAACAAACGAGGAAACTAAATACCGGATAACACGTTCGACttcctatttatttttctttacttccgGAATGaatgaaggaggaagaagaataatttcaGAGGGAAGAATTTGGAAAATTCGgaacttcctttttttttttcttatcttttcctttttatttatttgtttattaattttgttttttttttttttttggaaacacATTACGTTCCTTTCCTTTTGAaagttaatatttcaaatgtcgAAAAGTCAAATGAAgtagattatttcttttgcttttttctttattgtttcttGACGATATCGATCTATTTTCaacgattctttcttttattttttctttctctttttttttattcgtgatAAACTActactcattttttttttgttttttttttgtttttttgtttttttttttttgtttttttttttttttttaaagaaaatatatagaaaaggaaggaaaactTAACAAAaggtgatataaaaaaaaagagtaaaaaaaaagaagaaaaaaataaaacaagtaacaaaattaataatcgtaacaACGCGAGAGAGAAATTTCACGTGGATATCTCGTctcgtggaaaaaaaaaaacattttatctaATGATActcgtaataaattaatgacgttcttaaattattatatcgattaacgTCCTTCGAATAGACAGAAtcgctttttttctgttctttcttttttccccctaacttcttcctttttaatgCCATCCCTTGCCCTTCGATGTGTGGTGGAAAACGTGTTTGTAGATTGGAACGTGGACGGGATATGGTTTCGCCACGGGAACCGGAAATTTCTTCTCAACGTAAACTGGATACGGCTTTTCCACGACGTAAGGGACctaaaaatgaagatataaTGTGCCATTATAACCTTCACGCTCGTTTGGAGCTTATGtcaacgttaaaaaaaaaaaaaaaagaaaagaaaaaaaagagcggTGAGTTCGATTACACCATAACACTAtctcaaaattaatattgatacaCTAATCTTTTATCTaacaatcgattaattattaaattgattaattgatataatctccgacaaagtaaagaaaaaaaaaaaaaaaatgaacgaggGACATACTTACGTGTTTTTCAACAACATATGGTTCTGGTTTTTCAACAGGTACTTCAACATGTTTGACAACTTCAACGGGATAAGGTTGAGGAATTTCAACCGGAACTTTATAAGGTTGGGGTATAGGTACTTTGATTTCTTGAGGGATTTCTACTGGTACAGGATGCGGTATTGGAATAGCTGTAAAAGATATATCAAACGATAAGATGGACTTCTATTGTATGTTTTATCGAATTTAGAAAAACAtgactttattcttttttctaatctcaccatattttttataaatcggTATTTCCACTGGTTTAGATTTTTCTTCGTAAGTCGAATCACCATGATCCTCCTCATAATGGCCAGCGAAGGACGAGGCGATCAATGACGAGATCAGGGCCAAGAAGATAATCtgcaagaaaaaataaacaaaaattagaaaaggaaaaaagaaaaaagaaaaaaaaaaaaagaaaacaaagagaaatttcTATCTGTacttcattcctattattaattattatataatcttattattaatattaattgtcattcttcgtttttttttcttttttagtaaatattttattttaattaattaattaattaataataataataataataataataataataataatttggatTCAAATATCTTACGATTGAATTCATGTTGTAAAATTGAATTGATTGGAAAGGGTGTCGAACGGTAGAAATCAAACGTCTAGTGTTCACAGGGTTCGAATAGCGTGCTTATATACTTATGATGAATTCCACCACCTTTCACTAAAATCTTACGGGACGGAGTATCGCCCTCTCGGAGGGCTCCGAGTGAGAGGGTGGGAGGAACGACAAGTTCATATTACCACTACCAGAATCATGTCTTTAACTTTCGTCTTGCTCTAGTGATGTCAAGAGCCAATCCCATATCTGACTTTGAAAAAGGATTGTAACTTGtccttgaaaagaaagaataagatcgATAGGATCTTAATAATCGAAGCTCGACTAATTCGAGacgatttaatcgatttatttattttataaaaaatataactcgTTTAAATTATTTGCATTAGAAATGAATAGGTAAATTGAttgaagaaaggagagaaaaaaggaagaagaagaagaaagaagaaaaaggtgcATTCAAatgacataaataataatcataaatgcATTTAGATGTTGTCATTAGTCGAATATTCGAGttcattattacaattaccggaaataaaagaatcttTGTCTTGTACGTTCGTACAAGAGAAAATCTCCTGTTAGAAATAGGATTATATTCTAGCCATTTCGTTCTCCATTCGTAGGCTGTCATAACCGTATTCCTGGTAAGCTCTATTCGACCGTCCGAGAAAATCGTCTTCTCCGATGGCGAAAAaggtatattttcttttcattttggtATATAgtgaaaaattctttaagaGGAATAAGATCGAAATCGataaaaaggggagaaaaaaaagaaagagagagagagagagagagagagagagagacgaaaaaagaaaagaaaaaattaaagaaatacgacaattttaaataaggattttcgatcgaacatatttctcatttaaaaTGTACATTGGaaatgattctttttcttcttcttcttcttcttcttcttttgcttcatATATTTGTCttcatatagaaaaatattcgtttgaaAACGTTATTgatctatattttataaatgatctataaattaatcattacaTAGTCAATTTCCTGCATGTACAGGAAATATCAAAATGTTTCATTCGATTCGctcgatataaattaatttcacggTGAACGGTAAGAAACTAGAAGCTTATGttccatcgataataatataaatataattcttccTTTTGAACGCCAAGAGGAATTACAAAAAGATCGACTAAAAGTTTCCTATAAACGAAAGCTACCTTCCTTCACAAGCTAAACCATTTCAAATGCATATTCGATCTCCGTTTACTCTCGCAGGTATACTGAGCTAAACCACAATCATGTACCGCAATGCAACTTAACTCTGCGTAACTCTGAAATTTACCGGAAGTGAACGTCAGGTAGACGTTCTCCTTTTCGAACAAGATCGTTCGATTCAATTTTTTGGTATGTTACTACGAAATGAAAGTTTCTGAtagacgttattttcgttcaaAATAGACTGCGAAATggtaaaagattttttctttctattttctttttttttgttccaaaaatttttttcgaaatcaaATCACggctttttaattaaactcaATATATGAGATTAGAAATAAGCATTATAATTTCGATACTattcattttgatattttcttaatatgaAGTATACAAAAcgaaagcaaaagagagagagagagagagagagagagagaggaggggggagggagggagagagagaaagagggagagaaagaaagagaaagagagagaaatcggaAGTCTGAAACGACAGGAGCTAGATAACTTATAGTAGTTATATTCTTGGATGAACGGCTCGATGCCCCCGAACTATCATTTCGCCATGGAAAGTTTGTCTCGGATTTCGTTCGATTCGAAAGGCTCTGTTATTTcctatatgaatatttttttttttccccctttcaattttattataaccttcgaattttatatattctagaTGAAAacatacaataatatttatccatcgttatgcttattattttaacttattctttttctctctctctctctctctctcttttttttttgcttttttttttccttttggaaGAAActttgttagaaaaattttttataaaaatatttcattgttacgTTGCTCGTTGTCTGTCTATCGATCAAACGgttggaatattttaaaataaaattcgaatcAAGAGAAATGCAAGTTAGAAATTAGTTATTTCGACatattcgtatattttataGCTTGgagctatttttctttcttttttttcttttcttttttttttcttttgctttgttttgttctgttttCACACATTTTTCAGGTTTTCTTCAcatttttaacgttaaatatCATACGACAATAATTCTCGTGAGTTAAATCGACGGTTAGAATTTTACTTTCCCTGCAAACTTCTTTTACCAcatctttcctttctatttctttttcattcttatttcaaacctttttacgttaataaatattaacatttacGTTTACTTATATGGATACGCGTCCATGTAAAAACCGACATGATATCTAACGAAACATTCCTTTTGTAGCATTGGcatgaaattatataagaacgttaataattgccaattcaatattttctcgTGTCTTCTTTTTaggttcgaaagaaaaaaaaaaaaaaaaaaaaaaaaaaaaaaaaaaaaaaaaaaaaaagagaa
This region of Vespa crabro chromosome 23, iyVesCrab1.2, whole genome shotgun sequence genomic DNA includes:
- the LOC124431999 gene encoding early nodulin-75-like, with the translated sequence MLRLLIPCLLWLASVRSHSVHMDMMDSGTMDSSLSKLKRGYVQDPCPPQYHLPAYHQPAVLVKAYEQPSYPKKEVTVHQSPPHIQYISSHQPSYTIIPKQSVTYVKPQVISYQPVHAPSYSVHPIQPVVKPWVPSYTPAKVIYQKPMYSYAPAYQKPMYEAPKIYFKKYEVPAVQTQVIYQKPGIVYQKPAVSGYVYQKPAVSGYVYQKPAPQPISYIPPAQPKVVHIQAAPVSYVKIAQPPPIVHQPVYLPPAPVHPPPAIVKVAKPMCD
- the LOC124432019 gene encoding MAGE-like protein 2, which gives rise to MKLFILASMVAAVWAGYEEDHGGSTYHETSKAVEIPIYKKYAIPIPHPVPVAIPQQIKVPIPQPYQVEVPVPHPVPVEVVKHVEIPVEKPEPYVVEKKVPYVVEKPYAVTVEKHFPVPIPKPYPVHVPVYKHVFHHQSKGHGWKH
- the LOC124431939 gene encoding proline-rich protein 4-like, with the translated sequence FLQIIFLALISSLIASSFAGHYEEDHGDSTYEEKSKPVEIPIYKKYAIPIPHPVPVEIPQEIKVPIPQPYKVPVEIPQPYPVEVVKHVEVPVEKPEPYVVEKHVPYVVEKPYPVYVEKKFPVPVAKPYPVHVPIYKHVFHHTSKGKGWH